ACCTGTATGATGCCATGGCCGCATCAGATCCATGAGAAGCCCCACCACTAGGAATAGGCCGAGCACAGGGAAGAAAAGTGTTCTCGTTTGAGGGCTGACTTCCAAGAGTGACAGGCCAACCTCCGTAAGGTCTTTCCGCAGCTCCTTGTTGCATGGTGTGAAGGGCCGCACCTAGTTTGTATGTAGCATTAGCTCGACAACAGCTCAGCTTTTCAATAGATACACAAAGATGGGAGTTTCGTGTCTTTTGACAATCAAAGACAACTTGCCTTGAAAAAATGATCGTCTGTCTGATTTGGAGTTTCGTCTCTCGTTGGGAGTGGCTGGTAATGTTGGTTGGAGTGACTACTGAACCAAAATGATGGCTGCCCTAGGCCGACGCAGTCGAAAAGAAGGATCACAAACCCTCGAGGAACAATATGTCGCTGAGGCAACAACTAAAGGAAGGGAAATGGCAAAGACCCCGAGACTATGGATTGAAAGGCCTACGACACAGAGGGCGTCTGCACCGTCCAGATTGAAGGGTAATTGATACATATACGCGGCCCAGTCATACACTGACTCGATCTGATCTCACACAGGTACGAAGCCAAGGGCAGTCCTTGGTGAGGCCGCAGAGAGACGGGGCCAAGGCAGTACCTCGTTTGCTCTTCCAGACACAACAATAATACAAGCCAGCAACAAGAGACCGTGTCATTCTTCGTACTGTGCGTGATTAGATGCACCCCGTTTGCTGTTCGGGCGGTGTGTTCGCTTGCATGAAACTCGGCTCACTCAGTGGAAAGTGTTTATGTGTCCAACAAGCTTGAACTCTGCTCCGAATCATAACCAGGTGATGTAGCCATGGCAGCGCCCTGGGACAACCAAGGTATATCACGGTACCCATCATTGCAAGAAGACACCAGTAGGGCTAACGGAGGGAAAGACTGGAGGAACGAGGTACAACCTCAGATGCTATCGTCTTGTGTAAACTACCACTTTGATCTCCAAGATCTACTCGTCACTAACAGGGTATAATGGGCTCATGGGCTTGTGATGATGAGTTGTTTGCAGATGATAACGCACCTTGTATGCAGGTTTCCCGGGCTGGATGCGACGATCTCGCGGAAGACGCTCAATGCGGTGCTGAACCGACGGCAATAGCAATGTTTGCTTCCTCAGCCTGAATACGAGCCGGCTTGGCTATGGAGCAAACAAAAGTTTATCCGTCCATTAATCATTCTCACAGACTCGCAACAtggtagaagaagaaaagaaaagaagaaaaaaggaggTGCATAGCCCCCTCAATCGTGTGTGATTTCGGACACCTTTGTGTCGTTGAACAAACCACACACTGTGTTTTCTTGTCGTGTTTCCTCAGTATTGTCATGTATCTCAGTAGTCTCGTGAGGGGTTTCCTAAGCCGCCAATCTCTATCTGTTCACTAGAGATAGTCTTGCGTAGGTACTTCTAACCTGCAAGAGACGACTCCTCCCTATGTACCTTGTGTCCGCAACTTTAACTTCTGGtaggcaaaaaaaaaaaaaaaaaaaaaaaaaggaggcgACACTGACCCCTGTGGAATCGGGGGTTTTGGTGTTTGTTGATATTCGCAGTTTGGGATTCCAGGCCCCGGATGGCCACTTTCTGCATTTGAAAATGTCCGTCTTGAGGCATCTCAGTGTCTTAGTCTCTCCGCTATTGTCTGGTTACTTGTTGTTTTGAATTCAAGCGACCTACATTGTGGCTTTATAACATTGACTGATCCCTCAACCATGAGTGTTTTATTTTACTCTTTATCCGACATAATTCAAACTATGGCTTCACTATACTCTTTCCCTGCCTGACGATTGTCTCTGTTCGAGCTTGGTTTTGCAATTTGTCAATGAATTCTGGCGGTTCGAGTCGCGTAGGTTGATCAATTTGCGTCTGAAAAAAGCGTTTCTGAGCTGATTGTTCCCCTTCCAGTCATCGCTTGTTCCAGATCATCCAGCACCAGTCGCTTCGATACGTCCGAAAACACATGGAAACGGAAGGCGGCCAGTCCGTCACACAAGGACAAATAGGGTTGGCCCGGTGAAAGTTACACTACGGGGTCGTCAGGTAAGCGAACCGATGATCTCTTGCACGCTTCACGCGATCTAACGTTACAGCATGCGAAACGGCCTCGAGAGCACGCTTCTGAGGGTGGCCGCTCGGGTGATGCTCGCCTGAACGGTCCCCCAGTTGACGGCGATCAGTTGGTGATTTGGCAGGCCAACCTTGCTGGCTCAGGTGCTCGGCTGAATGAGATCTTGGGCAATGCTAGTACCAAGCTGAAGCCTCCAcacgtcctcgccctccagGATGTGCCGCCCAGCCTTTCACACAAGCACTCGAGCGCTTACGAGCCTGCCTACATGGTCGACCAAGAGCTTGACGAAGATGGGGAGCTTGTGCCGAGAATTCGGCGCGTAGCGTTCTATCTTCACCGGTCGATCGATTTGAACTCTTGGAAGGTCGAGTTCGCTACAGGGAAGAACTCAAACCTCGTCGCCACCCTCACACTCAACACTCAGTGCGGCGATGTCATGATTCACAACGCTTACAACCCGACTGGCCAACTCAACTTTGACGAACTCATGGTCTCGCCAACCACCGATAGCAACTCGATACTACTCGGCGACTTCAACCTCCATCACAAGCGCTGGGGCGGTTGAAAAGTCAAGTACGAACATGCTGCTGCTAAGTGTATGCTCCAACAGACTGACGCGGCTGGCATGGAATGTGTTTTGCCCCCAGGAACCATCACCTACCAAAACGGCACCCATTCCTCTTCCACCATAGATCTGGTGTTTGCTGGCTCGCATCTGAAGGGAGACCGGCTCGACGACTGTGCAATTACTCCGCTGCGCATCTTTGAGCACACCGACCACCGTGTGGTACGGAGTGTCTTCAAGGTTGGACCTAGGCGAGATCTGGGCGAACGTCTTCTTTGGAAAAAATGCAACCAGGACAAGTTCGAAGAAACGGCGTCTGATCTCTTGAAGCATGTCGCCCGCTCCGAGATGAATACAACAGCCGACATTGACGTCTATGTCCAAGACCTTCTCGGGGCGCTCAAGGACACTATCAAGAAGCACGTTGCGAAAGTACTCCGAAAACCACATCGTCCTGCCTTCAAGCCGCCTTCCTCTTCCGAGATCGACAAGAGTCGAGCAAAGGAAGAGAGTGCTCTACGGGCTTTCAGGGGTTGCCGCCGAAGGGGTCGGAGACACGGCAAACTCTGGATCAAGTATAACGCGGCGTTCCGCAGCACCTCGTATCACATCCGCACGGAAAAGACTCGGGAATGGCGCGAGATCGCGGCCAATCGTACCGCCGTGAGACCctgggcgatggcgaagcaGTCTCAAGTGGTGTGGCAGCCGAGAGACGACACACATGCCGCGGTTGAAGAAGCCAGACGGCTCTTTGTGCCGAGACGATGCCGAGAACGCCGTCTGTTTTCGACAATCCATCTGGCCCGAGACAAGCACAGGTGGTCGTCCGGACCCTTTGCCATTGCCCAATCTCCCGACGGGGCGTGCCGAGCACGACTCGTCCCCCAtcttcgacgaggatgaggtgTCCAAGGTCTGCCGGGGGCTTGAATACGGCAAGGGATGCGGCCCGGACGGTGTCCCGAGCGATGCCATCAAGTATGCGAAAGCACCCTTGATCCCGTACCTCGTACATCTGATGAACGCTTGTGCCCGGCTGTCCTATCATCCGGACGAATTCAAAACCAGCAAAATCGTCGCGTTGAAGAAACCCGCCAGGTCGGACTACTCTCTACCCAAGAGTTGGCGACCTGTCGCCCTTCTCTCTTGCATTGGCAAGGTCTTGGAACGGCTCATGGCCGACTGCCTTCAGCAACTGGCCATGAAGCATAATTTGCTCCCCGGCACCCagttcggcgccgcccgccgaTGCACCACCAAGGCTCTCGAGTACCTCTTGACCCCCATCTACAAGAGTTTCATCCATCCGGGATTCAAGAAAGCTCAGGAGATTTTCAAGTGGCTCTGTACCCTTTTGagcctcgacatcgccggcgcctATGACCACGTCAGGTGTCAGGAGCTCCTCAGGATCTTGGCCGACAAGGGCATCCCTGCCTGGATCATTCACTACGTGAGGTCTTTCCTCTCTGCTCGGAGAAGCCGCGTCCACTTCCCCGGCTTCGTCTCCGACGACTTCTGGGTCAACATCGGCATCCCCCAGGGCAGCCCGTTGTCCCCCattctcttcgtcttcttcacgAGCCCTATGCTGGAGAAGTTCAAGCAGGAAAACCCcgccatcgacatcgtcatTGCCATGTCGTACGTCGATGACACCTACATCCTCGTTACCTCCCCGAGCTACAAGACCAACTGCGAGATCTTGACCAAGTGGCATGATGTGGTGATGGGCTGGGCCGGCCCCATCGGCATCCGTTTCGATCCGTCCAAGTACCAGGTTATGCACTTCCGGCGATCCAGAACCACCTCCGACTACCCTGACGATATGCCCGCCATCGTTGGACTGACCAAGAAAAACAACCTGGTGCCCGAGGAGAGGGATCCCGCGGACGAAAACGGCGTAGAAGATAAACGGCTTACGCACCTTCGCattcttggccttctcgtgGACCACCGGCTCAGCTGGGATGCACACATTGCTCATGTAAGTCGAGGCTCCCAATGAAAAGCCAACACCATCGAAGGGCCCTCAAGCTAATCATTTCTCAAAACAACAATAGATCGAGGCCCGGGTGCGCGCAAAGATGAGCTGCTACAACCGCATCAGCGGATCGACCTGGGGCGTGACGCTCATCGACATGCGGCGTCTCTATTACACCAGC
This sequence is a window from Colletotrichum higginsianum IMI 349063 chromosome 8, whole genome shotgun sequence. Protein-coding genes within it:
- a CDS encoding Zinc knuckle, which gives rise to MVEEEKKRRKKEVHSPLNRKRTDDLLHASRDLTLQHAKRPREHASEGGRSGDARLNGPPVDGDQLVIWQANLAGSGARLNEILGNASTKLKPPHVLALQDVPPSLSHKHSSAYEPAYMVDQELDEDGELVPRIRRVAFYLHRSIDLNSWKVEFATGKNSNLVATLTLNTQCGDVMIHNAYNPTGQLNFDELMVSPTTDSNSILLGDFNLHHKRWGG
- a CDS encoding Zinc knuckle, which gives rise to MPRLKKPDGSLCRDDAENAVCFRQSIWPETSTGGRPDPLPLPNLPTGRAEHDSSPIFDEDEVSKVCRGLEYGKGCGPDGVPSDAIKYAKAPLIPYLVHLMNACARLSYHPDEFKTSKIVALKKPARSDYSLPKSWRPVALLSCIGKVLERLMADCLQQLAMKHNLLPGTQFGAARRCTTKALEYLLTPIYKSFIHPGFKKAQEIFKWLCTLLSLDIAGAYDHVRCQELLRILADKGIPAWIIHYVRSFLSARRSRVHFPGFVSDDFWVNIGIPQGSPLSPILFVFFTSPMLEKFKQENPAIDIVIAMSYVDDTYILVTSPSYKTNCEILTKWHDVVMGWAGPIGIRFDPSKYQVMHFRRSRTTSDYPDDMPAIVGLTKKNNLVPEERDPADENGVEDKRLTHLRILGLLVDHRLSWDAHIAHIEARVRAKMSCYNRISGSTWGVTLIDMRRLYYTSVRTIIAYAAPVWFVHFEGCGSHLQIRQKLVHKLQVLQNFCLRQISGAFRQTASMVLHKELHIDPIAIYLQRIAMSHRLRTLNTQEHKRLMESQQQLYPGMRSTAVFDAHPYKKAYDLAEAFLVTIRAELYHVKFPVPAAEIWGNRKSRNEYINDYAERQASTMSGMLWDQYLNRRNKASRTLFNVRPVAAKGEWRKENLECYEGLKKAQSTILIQCRTGVIGLNSFLKQVKLSETDMCPCGTGVHTVSHLLYKCPSLAEARVHLPLFNKNLNKPDPTNFKKRAGIRDKLGKTYKKRGKTFTKPVKPNRKPYNDLTTLLTDHAHVVTEWAIRHFGLEQFEWTNQHLLIGPSKKYDSIFEGT